Proteins from a single region of Runella sp. SP2:
- the mnmE gene encoding tRNA uridine-5-carboxymethylaminomethyl(34) synthesis GTPase MnmE — MVFQQEPICALATPSGVGAIGVIRVSGEGTFAVVNKLFKGKDLTKVDSHTVHFGTIRSGNEIIDEVLIAVFKTPTSFTKEDTVEISCHGSDYIIRQILKLLVQNGARLARPGEFTQRAFLNGQFDLVQAEAVADLIAADSAASHRTALNQLRGGFSKKLAFLREDLIHFASMVELELDFGEEDVEFANRDDLRALINNLQTTIAPLIDSFDYGNALKEGIPVAIIGAPNVGKSTLLNALLNEEKAIVTSIAGTTRDVIEDLLYLDGIKFRIIDTAGIRETVDVVESIGIERSKKAMNQADVVVLLFDSPETYAEVEQLAEGLEEGKKVLWVRNKADLTSPNSLLSGEGLTLLPSPERRGAGGEVKTKSQLLVEEGFKPMNYKIPPEVLENARNLRQRETEAEQFLWEILRNRKLNNLKFRRQHPVQEGFVLDFYCAEHRLAIELDGGIHENPEQKAYDTLRTDELNKIYGITTLRFTNEQVLDKIDTVLEEIIRLTSPNPPLDGPVLSGEGLTLLPSPERRGAGGEVEIHISAKTGTGIEDLKKALVAVAVAAKAADDTVVTNLRHYEHLVKTQQALSDVLNGLAIGITGDFLAQDIRLALHHLGEITGQIATDDLLANIFSKFCIGK, encoded by the coding sequence ATGGTTTTTCAGCAAGAACCTATTTGTGCCTTGGCGACTCCGTCGGGGGTAGGAGCCATTGGCGTTATTCGGGTGTCAGGAGAAGGGACATTTGCGGTCGTCAATAAACTTTTTAAGGGCAAAGACCTGACAAAAGTTGATTCCCATACGGTTCATTTTGGAACCATTCGTTCGGGCAACGAAATCATTGATGAAGTTTTAATCGCCGTTTTTAAAACGCCAACTTCGTTTACCAAAGAAGATACGGTCGAAATCTCTTGCCACGGCTCAGATTATATCATTCGCCAAATTTTGAAGCTCCTCGTTCAAAATGGCGCACGGTTGGCGCGTCCAGGGGAGTTTACGCAACGCGCGTTTCTCAATGGGCAGTTTGATTTGGTGCAGGCTGAGGCTGTAGCCGATTTGATTGCTGCCGATTCGGCAGCGAGTCACCGCACGGCCTTGAACCAACTTCGGGGTGGATTTTCAAAAAAATTGGCATTTCTGCGCGAAGACCTGATTCATTTTGCCAGCATGGTAGAATTGGAGCTGGATTTTGGCGAAGAAGATGTTGAATTTGCCAATCGGGACGATTTACGGGCGTTGATAAATAACCTTCAAACGACCATCGCACCCCTCATTGATTCCTTCGATTATGGAAATGCTCTTAAAGAAGGGATTCCCGTGGCCATCATTGGGGCGCCGAATGTGGGGAAATCGACGTTGCTGAACGCGCTTTTGAACGAAGAAAAAGCCATTGTGACGTCGATTGCAGGAACCACCCGCGACGTTATCGAAGATCTCCTTTACCTAGATGGTATCAAATTCCGAATCATTGATACGGCAGGTATTCGTGAGACGGTTGACGTGGTGGAGTCAATTGGGATTGAGCGTTCTAAAAAAGCCATGAACCAAGCCGACGTGGTGGTGCTGTTGTTTGATAGCCCAGAAACCTACGCCGAAGTGGAGCAGTTGGCGGAAGGGCTAGAGGAGGGAAAAAAAGTGTTGTGGGTAAGGAATAAAGCGGATTTAACCTCACCCAACTCTCTCCTTTCTGGAGAGGGCTTAACATTACTCCCTTCTCCAGAAAGGAGAGGGGCAGGGGGTGAGGTTAAAACAAAATCTCAACTTCTCGTCGAAGAAGGATTTAAACCCATGAACTATAAAATCCCGCCCGAAGTCTTGGAGAATGCACGAAATTTGCGTCAAAGAGAAACGGAGGCTGAACAATTTTTGTGGGAAATCCTGAGAAACAGAAAGTTAAATAATCTAAAGTTTAGGCGTCAGCATCCTGTTCAAGAGGGTTTTGTGTTGGATTTTTATTGTGCAGAACATCGGTTAGCTATTGAACTGGATGGCGGGATTCACGAAAATCCTGAACAAAAGGCGTATGATACGTTAAGAACGGATGAGCTAAATAAAATTTACGGAATAACCACCCTCCGTTTTACGAATGAGCAAGTTCTGGATAAAATCGATACGGTTTTAGAAGAGATTATAAGGTTAACCTCACCCAACCCTCCGTTGGACGGCCCCGTCCTTTCTGGAGAGGGCTTAACATTACTCCCCTCTCCAGAAAGGAGAGGGGCAGGGGGTGAGGTTGAAATCCACATTTCCGCCAAAACAGGTACGGGCATCGAAGACCTTAAAAAAGCATTGGTCGCAGTGGCAGTGGCTGCCAAAGCCGCTGACGATACCGTGGTGACCAATTTACGCCATTATGAACACTTGGTAAAAACGCAACAAGCCCTATCGGACGTTCTGAATGGCCTTGCGATAGGAATTACGGGAGACTTTTTGGCACAAGATATTCGTTTGGCATTGCACCACTTGGGAGAAATCACGGGTCAAATCGCTACGGATGATTTATTAGCCAATATTTTCAGTAAGTTTTGCATTGGAAAGTAA
- a CDS encoding DUF4177 domain-containing protein, which translates to MQTYEYKVIEVKPGGFWGTKLDPQDIEDKLNSMASEGWELVNSLDMNAYEGMTSKIVFIFKRAKTF; encoded by the coding sequence ATGCAAACCTACGAATACAAAGTAATTGAGGTAAAACCTGGAGGTTTTTGGGGAACAAAACTTGACCCACAAGACATTGAAGATAAGCTCAATAGCATGGCAAGCGAAGGATGGGAGTTGGTAAATTCTTTGGATATGAATGCTTATGAAGGAATGACTTCTAAAATTGTCTTTATTTTTAAACGTGCAAAAACTTTCTAA
- a CDS encoding DUF3575 domain-containing protein, translating to MKKLSLYWLFLFSLMGKTLWAQDTLRPKVILKTVPTTLIDPDNTLTLGAEIPIATRWSIYQEAGWGNAALSPWEDGKKFASKNNFRFRTQGRYYFSDPYSQRGSWYLAAEYYRKEVFIKENRALGRDCNPATGGCAYFEEGLVKTRRRVSASHVKAGYQVVVPRRLVIDLYLGGGFRKLLVTNDAEEGTINNWFWNRDLFNFRTLRPGSYETTPSITGGFSLGILLGQRNPKALPLR from the coding sequence ATGAAAAAACTTAGCTTGTACTGGCTCTTTTTGTTTAGTTTAATGGGCAAAACGCTTTGGGCTCAAGACACACTTCGTCCCAAAGTAATTTTAAAAACAGTTCCCACAACCCTCATAGACCCCGATAATACGCTCACACTTGGGGCAGAAATACCGATTGCAACGCGTTGGAGTATCTATCAAGAAGCTGGTTGGGGTAATGCGGCCCTGAGTCCTTGGGAAGATGGGAAAAAGTTTGCCAGCAAAAATAATTTCCGATTCCGAACCCAAGGCCGTTATTATTTTTCTGACCCTTATTCACAGCGAGGAAGCTGGTATTTGGCTGCTGAATATTACCGAAAAGAGGTTTTTATCAAAGAAAATCGGGCATTGGGCAGAGATTGTAACCCCGCAACGGGGGGATGTGCTTATTTTGAAGAAGGGCTCGTGAAAACCCGCCGTCGGGTTTCGGCTAGTCACGTAAAAGCTGGTTATCAGGTAGTTGTGCCAAGGCGTTTGGTGATTGATTTGTATCTTGGAGGCGGATTTCGTAAACTCTTGGTTACCAACGATGCTGAGGAGGGAACTATAAACAACTGGTTTTGGAATCGAGACTTATTTAATTTTCGTACCCTTCGCCCAGGCAGTTACGAAACTACGCCTTCAATTACGGGCGGATTTAGTTTAGGAATTCTTCTAGGACAACGAAACCCGAAAGCATTACCTTTGCGTTAG